The following DNA comes from Anopheles coustani chromosome 2, idAnoCousDA_361_x.2, whole genome shotgun sequence.
CAAATATGTATGCCAATATCTCTATTTAGAACCATTGcttaaaatagttaaaaattcAGCGTTTCGCACATGAATACGTTCATGCTTTTGCATGGCCTGTCGTCGAACGTGTAGTTGAAGCCATTGGGCAAAAAACGTTGAAGCACAACACAATCCTCGTACGTACATGCGTCATGCTTTAGgttgttcggttcgttcgcttTCCATCGATTGAACGTCAACCGTTCACCCGTTGATGCCCAGTAAAACTGGCCCTCCTGCCCTAGATCGTTTGCCGAGGTCCACATGTTCATATCGCCGTTTGGCTTCATGTATCCGTCCTTCTCCAGTATCGTCACAACTGCTTTATACTGGGGATGGCTGTTGATGGTCACGAGAAACATTCCCCGGCTGCGGCAATATTCGACGGCCTGGTACCAGTTCAGCTGAAAACACGAGGAACAAAGTATTAACGATTTATTCGAATCGCGAGTAAAATTACATACCCTGAATCGTGTTTCAAAATGGTACGTTTTTGGTGGTAAGGGGCATTTTAGATTTCCAACGGCAGTCTCTGCGTGTATGAAGCTCACCACTAGGCCGACGGTGAAGAGAAAGGCCAATCGATCTACTGTACGCCTCATTACGGACATTAGTGAGTCCTTGCTATAGAATGTCGACTAAAGCAATAAGAGCCTCAGGTGAAACGCATCAGCTTATATCACTGCAGCTAGCACGAGCTGATTTACGATCACTgtttaacatttgtttgcaACTTACGAGAATAATGTATGCATAGCTAAAACTTTCTAGATAACGATAAAAAGGTAACGGGGTGGTTTTCTTATCATTGCATTTATATTGtgtaactttatttttcttgtaccAACATATGATATAAGCCATGTACGTAAACGTACCACACATGATTAGTAATTGGTTAGATaagatgaagaagaatatACCCTGCTATTAATTATATCCATTGAAACCTATATTAGTAAGTTAAAAGTAAATTAATCAGTAGTGATATCGTTTAATACCTTTTATACTATTCAGTCTTATTGAACGactttttgtataaaaaatataagtCGTCTTATCAGCAGCTAAAATTTGACACCCAAAAACCTATGAACCATATATGATATATacacaattttaaaacttacGATACTTTTAACCTAAACGATACTTACATGAAAGTTTCTTTACCTTATTGACGGTAATACTGTCCAGGATCCACAGCGGAGTGACGAAAATCTGTCCATCGGCCGAAGCTTGCTCACTGTGGGGTTGTCTTCCTTCGTcgtcattttccaccacaagGTACTTGGCCTTTAGCTTATTCCCGGTCACCTTCCCACGGCAAAGGAGCAGCAGTTCACGAAGCTGTCGCGCCGGAACGGCACAACCCGGTGACACCCAGAACGGGCCATAGTCTGTGAACAGCTCGCTACGATACTGGCTCCCGAATGCCTGACGCTCGCTGCGATTAATCTGAACGGCCATCGAGAAGTCGCGCACTTCGAACTGTTCCTCCGGTAGCCAGCGACGGGCCCGGAACGACTCGACGATCCAATCGTACCGGACGATCCAGAGACCACGCACCAGTGCCCGCAGGAGGTTGATGGTGCGCCGAGGCTCCAGCGACACGAGATGGGTAGTGTTGTCCGAGACGTCCTGCTCGATTATGAAACCGTCGAGCTTCTCAATGGCCTGGTGAGGATGTAACGGGATACATAACGGAAAGAAggatataaatttcttaataGTTgtgtatgtttgaaaaatatcatCCCCAAATCAGAATGTTGTACAAATTCAATGCATCAAATGAAAGAAATcggtgttttttaaattttatattgcATTTATTCAGCATCAGTACAAACATGCAGATTCGGTGAAGCACACTCAAAACTTTCTAGCTTATCGTTTAATGCTAAAGTGCTATCTAATGTTGAAAAACGTgtaatacataaaaaaaaacaaatttaaaataaactaactGCTGTGTGGCTCAAAAGAAAGCTAAACCCTTAAGCAACGAGCAAGTCTAGTGTTGGAGAGTAGTGTTTGAGGAAAGAAATCTATTGAGTTCGTACCTCCTTCACGAATGCGGTCTGCTCGGTGTGTAGGTTAGTCGTAGCCAAATATTGTCGTTCCTGTTGGTGGTTCGATGCTCCGTGGTTGTACTGGGATGCCACCGTCGGTAACCCACGTCCTATAGggaattgctgctgctgctgttttttcttcgttgctTGCGCTTCGGGCAGCGATTCGAAAAGGGCCGTTGTGCGACGTTTCTTAAGTGAAGCAGTTTGATCCATCGGTCCGTCATGGGTTGGTGCAAGTGATCGTCTTTTGGTCGCAGTGGTTCTAGCAGTGATCGGCTTGGAAGCAATCGGTGGTGTCTTAGCGATCGGTTGCTCTTCCGTGCTTTGAACGTTAAAAAGCCTTCGCTTGCGTGGCACAACGGCAGGAGGTTCTTCCGTgacgctgctgctactgctcgTTGATCTTTCAGTTGGCTTACTCGATTTCTCACATGATCTCACAGCCTTCCGGTAAAACTCAGTAAGTGAGGTCTGTTGCCCTTGAGATGGCGGTGGAGATATTAGGCCAACTGGATGGGACTGTTGTACGTCTACTGCTGCAAAATCGTCCTTTTCATTAGCCAGGTTCGAAGACCCCGATGTTGTCTGTTTttttgcagcagcagcctGTCGATTGATCTCCGATAGCCGTTGATCCATGATGTCCATCGAAATGTCGAATATTGTGCGCCTGCGACGGTCCGGTGCACGCGTTGAGCTAAACATAACCGATTCCTCATACGCTTCCAGCAGTGTTTTACGTCGCATATTAGTTTCCTTTCCCGTCGCAGTCGGTTTCGGGGTCGAACTGGAGGTTGGATTTGGTCGGTTACATATGCTGCTACCGTTATGTGTCGAATCAGCGCGCGATTGCGCAGCTGATGGTTCAGGAGGCGTTTCGCTGACTTCCAGCGGTTCCATGAAGGTAGAGTTTCCCGGTTTGAAAAGAGTTCGGCGTCGTACGGAACCGGTCGATGTGGATGAGATTGACATTACGGATGTCCCGGTGTTGTCTGTGTTTTTTCCCGGTACAATATCCGCTGCAGCGGAGGGATTAAATAAGCTACGACGCTGGACGCTAGTTGATGTCTTGCCatcgattttatttatgaCTGATTTCTCAGCCGGAGAAGTGACGCTCATCTCGGAACCATTACTGTTAATTTTCGTCAGCTCCGTTGCATGCTTGGTATTGGGCGCGGAAGTTTGAGGAATAGTCGAGACTTCCATATCCTTGGGTGAGCAGATGGTAGCTCGCTTGGTAATTAGTGTATGAGAAAGACCCAACGCTACCGCTGGTGGCGTGTTCTCTTCGTTACCGAAAGTGACCGTTTTTCGACGACTTCGCGTCGAGGATCGATCTTTTCTGCCATCCGTGACTGGTGTGCGCAGCAACGAAGGCGAGATATTTTCTTTGCTTGCCACCACTGTTTTGCGCTGTTGATTCTGGCATGCATCGATGGCGGGAGGGGATTTCACCCCATTCCCGGTGGCCATCGAGCTACGTCGGGTGCGCTTGTttggtgttggtgctgctgctgggtggttttgtttgctgtCCACCGCTACGATAGTTTTCCGGCGACCTCTGAAACTAGTTTCTGACACATTTTGTGGCGTTTGCTCAGATGCAGCAACCATCGTCCGCCTTCGAGATCGTCCGGTGGATTCTTTTGGTGTTTCCTCGATGCAATTCAGTGGGCTCGGAGCTACGTTTTCCTCTTCCAAGTTCTTCATTTGAGGAGTAAAAAGAATCGTTCGGCGGCGTGATCTGGATGCACTCGAACCGGCCGATTTCTTCGATCCAGAGTCGGCAACGGCGAACAATTCCCGACGCGTTTCTGTGTTAGACTTGGCATTCGTAGTTCCTTGTGGTGTAGTATACGcttcatcaacatcaaccGTACCTCTTGCAATATCGGTAGCAGGACTATCCAATTGAGTTGGTGTTGACCGGAAGCGTTCCAGCATTCGCATTG
Coding sequences within:
- the LOC131263706 gene encoding mediator of DNA damage checkpoint protein 1, whose translation is MNRIAVRGDHGVKASPKQTRLSVGLGTSASIQIHASATPSNILPRPISPHTGTPPTAKEADMTTPAGKRMSLHENLLLRILSTTPSDKPLFRQNSSDATPSQRTTDDSFDSCLSGSESPLLGFFNATPDAMRCNTPPNAEGIVNNRHLQMLYRDLNSPSATARLRALRALKSPSKRNAYGNFDVSYAEQDIITAEERIEPEKRDIRDILGNVCVYVEVRSGTDNRSDGIKEHVASLGAKVNERLLKDTTHVIFKDGLLSTYQKAKKMNIPVVSVLWIEACKRHMCLMNPDDFNISNVERYENPELFKRIRRQKSMQPGATETAGNKKRTAVTGKPKGPLVISPPSKLPVLHRIRNDDQLERILNDFEAHNQIANANTGPIDEFDEMLHGAPMRMLERFRSTPTQLDSPATDIARGTVDVDEAYTTPQGTTNAKSNTETRRELFAVADSGSKKSAGSSASRSRRRTILFTPQMKNLEEENVAPSPLNCIEETPKESTGRSRRRTMVAASEQTPQNVSETSFRGRRKTIVAVDSKQNHPAAAPTPNKRTRRSSMATGNGVKSPPAIDACQNQQRKTVVASKENISPSLLRTPVTDGRKDRSSTRSRRKTVTFGNEENTPPAVALGLSHTLITKRATICSPKDMEVSTIPQTSAPNTKHATELTKINSNGSEMSVTSPAEKSVINKIDGKTSTSVQRRSLFNPSAAADIVPGKNTDNTGTSVMSISSTSTGSVRRRTLFKPGNSTFMEPLEVSETPPEPSAAQSRADSTHNGSSICNRPNPTSSSTPKPTATGKETNMRRKTLLEAYEESVMFSSTRAPDRRRRTIFDISMDIMDQRLSEINRQAAAAKKQTTSGSSNLANEKDDFAAVDVQQSHPVGLISPPPSQGQQTSLTEFYRKAVRSCEKSSKPTERSTSSSSSVTEEPPAVVPRKRRLFNVQSTEEQPIAKTPPIASKPITARTTATKRRSLAPTHDGPMDQTASLKKRRTTALFESLPEAQATKKKQQQQQFPIGRGLPTVASQYNHGASNHQQERQYLATTNLHTEQTAFVKEAIEKLDGFIIEQDVSDNTTHLVSLEPRRTINLLRALVRGLWIVRYDWIVESFRARRWLPEEQFEVRDFSMAVQINRSERQAFGSQYRSELFTDYGPFWVSPGCAVPARQLRELLLLCRGKVTGNKLKAKYLVVENDDEGRQPHSEQASADGQIFVTPLWILDSITVNKVKKLSCFWVSNFSC
- the LOC131263731 gene encoding C-type lectin 37Da-like, which produces MSVMRRTVDRLAFLFTVGLVVSFIHAETAVGNLKCPLPPKTYHFETRFRLNWYQAVEYCRSRGMFLVTINSHPQYKAVVTILEKDGYMKPNGDMNMWTSANDLGQEGQFYWASTGERLTFNRWKANEPNNLKHDACTYEDCVVLQRFLPNGFNYTFDDRPCKSMNVFMCETLNF